In the Clostridium sp. 'White wine YQ' genome, GAAATAAATATAACTGTTTCTATAGGAGTAGGTACTTATCCATACCCTATACAAGAAATTAACACTATTTTAAAAGTTGCAGATGATGCACTATATAACGCAAAACGTTCAGGAAGAAATAAAGTTTGTTAATAATGAAAGCCTCATCATTGAATAGGTGAGGCTTTTGGTTATGTGTTTCTATCTTAATATCTTTTTACAAAAGATAAATTTTCATTATATCTATCTGAATCAATATTTTTAACTATATCTTCATAATTTTCATGAAGATATTTTGTAACTTCATCAACAGGCTTTTCATTATAAAGATTATTCAAGCCTAATGGATCGATAATAGTAACATTATTTGATTTAAGGAAGTTAAATATTATAGGAAGTTGCTCAAAGTCAGAGCATTCAAATGAATATGTTGTATTATCTTTATGCCTTATCTCTATAAATAACTTAAGGAAAGTTGCTGGAAAACCACCAAAAACAGCATCTAATTTTCTAAGTATACCAAGCTCAATAGATGATATGTCTTTATAATTTATGGTTTTAATAGTTTTAATACCTTTTTCAATCATAAAAGAACTTAACTCACGGTGTTTTAATATTATTTCGTCTTGTGTAAATTCACAAATACAACGTGCAAATGTTGTAGATGAAAGCTTTGGATAACGTTCTCCTTTAATCTCAATAATAGTTGCTACTGTTCCGCTTTTTAATGCCTCATCTAAGTTTTCTAAATGACTAATGAACTCTTGAGCGTGTGTTTTTTCACTCATAATAAATATCCCCTTTATTTTATATTTAACATGTGATTATCATGTATATAATCATAACAATATTGGGTATAAATGTAAATATAAATAGTAAAAAATACCATATAATTTATTTATAAATACCTCTTACATCCATCAAGCATTTATAATAAAGTTTTGAGTAGTTGGAAAACTAACAATTAATAAGCTTGTTATAATAGAGGTGAAAAATATGAATTTTTACGAGTTAAAGAACTATAGTGATAAAAATAAATATCTTTTAAGTACTATTCCCAAGGCTACAGAGGACTATATTTCAGCAAGATGCTTAATAATTAATGGAATTTTAAATAATGGGCTTATACTTGTAAAAGAGTCAATCGATAAATATCTTAAGGCTTATATTTGGATAAATGATGAAAAATTTGATCCTAGAGGAAAATCATTTAGTTTGGAGGAACTAGTGGAAAGAGCTAAGAAAAATAGATTAGATTTGTCAATTTATAACGGCTTAATTAGAAAAATATCTGAGTTTTATAAGTTAAGATACACGGATAATTTATTTAAACTACAGGAGTACAAACCTGAAGACCTATATGAAATCGATTCATTAATTATATATTTAAATAACAGCTTGAATTTACCACATGAAATTAAATTTAGAATTTTAGGCATAGAACATTATATTTCATTTGATTTAGCTAATTCTATTGATACACCAAAAAACCAATATTTAAAATGGCTTGAGGAAAATAATAAGCCGGTTAAAGGGTTAATTAAAAAATTAGAGCCTGAATATATTGCATTTAAAAGATCTTTAACACCATATCCTTTATAATTATAAAGAGATAAAATTATAAGTAAAATACATTACAGCTTTAATATTTGTTATTTAAAATGGAGGGGAATATGGAAGTTTATGTTGGAAGGCAACCCATTTTTGACAATAAAAACAAGGTAGTTGCATATGAACTTTTATTTAGAAATAGTTTGGAAAATGAATACAGTGAGGAAGATGGTGAAAGAGCCACCTTAGAAGTAATTTTAAATACTTTTTATACTCTAGGTTCTAATGAAGTAACAGAAGGAAAGAAAGCTTTTATTAATTTTACAGAGCAAATGATACATACGAATATTTTTTCAATTATTTCGCCAGATAAAGTTGCAGTAGAAATTTTGGAGAGTATTGAACCAACAAAAGAAGTAATTGAGATATGTAAGCATCTTAAGGAATTGGGTTATGTTATTGCTTTAGATGACTTTATATATGATGAAAAATATAAAGAATTAATTAATTATGTAGATATTATAAAAGTTGACTTTAGAGCTTCTGGACCAATAGAGAGAAAAGAAATTATGAAAAAGGTATCTAATCCTAGAGTAAAATTTTTAGCGGAGAAAGTAGAGACGCATGAAGAATTTAAAGAAGCTCTTAACCTTGGATATGATTTTTTTCAAGGGTACTTTTTTAGTAAGCCACAAATATTAGTAGGGAAGGATATTACGGAATCTGACTATGCAACAATAAATATTATGAATGAGCTTAACAGCAATTCTTTTAATATAAATTCAGTTGAAAAGATTATATTATCAGACGTTGCACTATCTTTTAAACTTTTAAAGTACATAAATTCTGCAGCCTTTGGCCTTGTTTCAGAAATTAATACAATAAGAAGTGCCTTAAATCTTTTAGGAGAGAAAGAAATAAAAAAATGGCTTCATTTTGCTTTATTAAGAGGAATAAATGAAAATAAGCCTAGTGAATTATATAATACAGCGCTTATTAGAGCTAAATTCAGTGAAAGTATTGCTCAATTAATTAATAGAGAAGAATTATCTTATGATTCATATCTTATAGGAATGTTCTCCTTACTTGATGCTATCTTCGATAAACCAATGAAGTATATATTGGACAAAATCGCAATAAGTGAAGATATTAAAGGCATTTTGCTTGGACAGAAGTCATTGCAAAACGATATATTGTCATTAGTTATAGCCTATGAAAGTGGTGCTTGGGAGAAAGTTGATTCACTAGTAAAGGAATTTAATATTAGAGAAAAGGAACTTACAAAGTCTTATTTAAACTCCATTAAATGGGTAAGTGATTTTAATATATAAAAAAGGTTTGTAGAAAGGATAAATTCATTTCTACAAACCTTTTTATATTAAGTAAACTAATTATTTAAAAACAACGTATTTC is a window encoding:
- a CDS encoding EAL and HDOD domain-containing protein, yielding MEVYVGRQPIFDNKNKVVAYELLFRNSLENEYSEEDGERATLEVILNTFYTLGSNEVTEGKKAFINFTEQMIHTNIFSIISPDKVAVEILESIEPTKEVIEICKHLKELGYVIALDDFIYDEKYKELINYVDIIKVDFRASGPIERKEIMKKVSNPRVKFLAEKVETHEEFKEALNLGYDFFQGYFFSKPQILVGKDITESDYATINIMNELNSNSFNINSVEKIILSDVALSFKLLKYINSAAFGLVSEINTIRSALNLLGEKEIKKWLHFALLRGINENKPSELYNTALIRAKFSESIAQLINREELSYDSYLIGMFSLLDAIFDKPMKYILDKIAISEDIKGILLGQKSLQNDILSLVIAYESGAWEKVDSLVKEFNIREKELTKSYLNSIKWVSDFNI